The genomic interval CTGGGGGTAACGTAGAAACCTTGGGTCACATTGCGGTATTCGGTGTTGCTTTGAATGCGCCCATAACCGTCGGTACTGGTGCTGGTGACCGGGATGCTCTGGCCAACCTGGATCAGCGCGGCCTGGCCTTCGCTGGCCTGAACCTGCTGCATGCCGCCTTCGCGGTTGCTGGTGCCGTAGCGGATGACGTGAGCGTTGCCGCGGGTGTCCTGGAAGTTGCTGTCGTTGTTGTCGACGCTGATCAGCAGGCGCTTGGGCGCGGTGTCCAACTGTTGCAGCAGGCTACGCAGGTCGTCGATGCGCTCGGGGCTGGCATTGACGATCAGCTTGTTCTCGAAGGCGCTGACGGTGCCGTCCTTGCCGATGAACGATTGCGCAGCGGGCAGCAGTTCGGCGCTGCTGCGGTACTGCAAGGGGAGGACTTCGGTGGCGGCGTGAGCGCTGAGGGTGGCAGCCAGCAGCAAGGAAGTGAAAAGCGGGCGTAGCGGCATGTCCATGATCTCCGCAGTGGGTATCAACATGATGGCAAATTTGCCCAGGTTGTGCAGGTTATGCATCAAGGGGCGGCATCCTGCACGTTTGAGCGGTGGCCGCTGTCAGACAAATTCCGTAACATCGCGCCCCTCGATTGCCAGCCCCTCCGCCTGGACCGCCTCACAGGAACTTCATGAAACCCGTACGACTGCGCGCCGACCTGCTCGCCGGCCTGACCACTTCGATCGCCCTGGTGCCTGAGTGCATCGCCTTCGCCTTAGTGGCGCACCTCAACCCGCTGATGGGCCTGTATGGCGCTTTCATCATTTGTACCCTGACTGCACTGTTCGGCGGCCGTCCGGGCATGATTTCTGGTGCTGCCGGATCGATGGCGGTGGTGATCATCGCGCTGGTGGTGCAACACGGGGTGCAGTACTTGCTGGCCACGGTGCTGCTTGGCGGGGTGGTGATGATCTTGTTTGGCCTGCTGCGCCTGGGCAAGCTGGTGCGCCTGGTGCCTTACCCAGTGATGCTGGGCTTCGTCAACGGCCTGGCGATCGTCATCGCCCTGGCTCAGTTGGAGCACTTCAAGCAGGGCGGTCAGTGGCTCAGCGGTTCGCCGCTGTACCTGATGGTCGGCCTGGTGGCGCTGACCATGCTGGTGGTCTACATACTGCCCAAGCTGACCCGTGCCGTACCGCCCGCGCTGGTGGCCATCCTGGGGGTAGGCCTATTGGTGTACCTGCTGGGTTTGCCGACCCGCACCCTTGGCGACATGGCGCACATCGCCGGTGGCCTGCCGCAAGTAACGCTGCCGGATGTGCCGTGGAACCTTGAAACGTTCAAGATCATCGCACCCTACGCGGTTCTGATGGCCATGGTCGGCCTGCTGGAGACCCTGCTGACGCTTAACCTCACCGACGAAATCACCGAAAGCCGTGGCTTCCCAGACCGTGAGTGCGTGGCCCTGGGCGCCGCCAACATGGTTTCGGGCCTGTGCGGTGGCATGGGCGGCTGCGCGATGATCGGGCAGACGGTGATCAACCTCAGCTCCAATGGCCGCGGCCGGCTATCGGGCGTGGTTGCCGGGGTGATGATCCTGCTGTTCGTGTTGTTCTTGTCGCCGCTGATCGAGCGTATTCCGCTGGCAGCCCTGGTGGGGGTGATGTTCGTGGTTGCCCAGCAGACCTTCGCCTGGGCCTCGTTGCGCGTGTTGCACAAGGTGCCGGTGAACGATGTGCTGGCGATCATTGCGGTGACCATCGTCACGGTGTTCACCGACCTGGCCGTAGCGGTACTGTTTGGTATTGTCATCGCGGCGGTGAACTTTGCCTGGCAGCATGCGCGGGAGCTGTATGCCGACAGCCACGAGGAAGCGGGCGGCGGCAAGCGTTATCAGGTACATGGCACGTTGTTCTTTGCCTCGACCGCCTCGTTCCTCAACCAGTTCGATACGGCGAAGGATCCGGCGCAGGTTACGCTGGACTGCCAGCATTTGAGCTTTGTCGATTATTCGGCAGTTGCGGCGCTGAAAACCTTGCGTGAGCGGTATACCAAGGCGGGCAAGCATTTGCGCGTGGTGCACTTGTCGGAGCGGTGCAAGAAGCTGTTGAAGCGGGCTGGCGAGCAGCTCTGAGAAGGTTATTACCTGCACCGGCCCCTTCGCGGGCAAGCCCGCTCCCACAGGTATGCCACCGGATTCAAGGCGAATGGAGTTCCTGTGGGAGCGGGCTTGCCCGCGAAGGGGCCGGCACAGGTGAATGAATTATTCCCCGCGGTTCTTCTTCACGATCCCGTCAGCAATGCTGGCCGGTGCCTCGGCATAGCGGATGAACTCCATCGTGTAGCTGGCGCGGCCCTGGGTCATCGAGCGCATGGAAGTGGCATAGCCGAACATTTCGCCCAGCGGCACTTCGGCGCGTATCACCTTGCCGGCTGGCGTCTCGTCGCCATCCTGGATCATCCCGCGACGCCGGCTCAGGTCGCCCATGATGTCGCCCTGGTATTCCTCTGGGGTCACCACCTCAACCTTCATCACCGGCTCTAGCAGCACTGCCCCGCCTTTTTGCGACAGCTGCTTGGTGGCCATGGACGCGGCTATCTTGTAGGCCATTTCGTTGGAGTCGACGTCGTGGTAGGAGCCGTCGAACACCGCTGCCTTCAAGTTGATCAGTGGGTAGCCGGCGAGCACGCCATTCTTCATCTGCTCTTCGATACCTTTCTGGATGGCCGGGATGTACTCGCGGGGTACCACGCCACCGACGATCTCGTTGATGAATTCCAGGCCTTCCTTGCCTTCGTCGCCCGGGGCGAAGCGGATCCAGCAGTGGCCGTATTGGCCGCGCCCGCCGGATTGGCGAACGAAGCGGCCTTCGATCTCGCAGGTGTTGCGGATCTTCTCGCGATAGGCCACCTGCGGCTTGCCGATATTGGCCTCGACGTTGAACTCGCGGCGCATGCGGTCGACGATGATGTCCAGGTGCAACTCGCCCATGCCGGAGATGATGGTCTGGCCGGTTTCCTCATCGGTGCGCACGCGGAACGACGGGTCTTCCTGGGCCAGCTTGCCCAGGGCTATGCCCATTTTTTCTTGGTCGGCCTTGGTCTTAGGCTCCACGGCTACGGAGATCACCGGGTCGGGGAAGTCCATGCGCTCTAGGATGATCGGCTTATCGATGTCGCACAAAGTATCGCCGGTGGTGACATCCTTCATGCCGATCAATGCGGCGATGTCGCCGGCGCACACATCCTTGATTTCGGCGCGCTGGTTGGCGTGCATCTGCACCATGCGGCCGATGCGTTCCTTCTTGCCCTTGACCGAGTTGAGCACGGCATTACCGGAGCTGAGCACCCCGGAATACACTCGGGCAAAGGTGAGGGTGCCGACAAACGGATCAGTGGCAATCTTGAAGGCCAGGGCCGAGAAGGGCTCTTTGTCGTCGGCGTGGCGCTCAAGGTGCTGTTCTTCATCGTCCGGGTGGGTGCCCTTGATTGCCGGGATTTCCGACGGTGCGGGCAGGTAGTCGATGACCGCATCGAGCATCAGCGGCACGCCCTTGTTCTTAAACGACGAGCCAAGGATGGTCGGCACAATTTCATTAGCAATGGTGCGCTGGCGCAGGGCGGCCTTGATCTCGTCGATGCTGAGTTCCTCGCCTTCGAGAAACTTCGTGGTCAGCTCATCGTTGGCCTCTGCCGCGGCTTCGATCATGTGCGCGCGCCATTCGTCGGCGAGCGCCTGGAGCTCGGTAGGGATCGCTTCTTCGCGGTAGGTGGTGCCGTTGTCGGCATCGTTCCAGTAGATGGCCTTCATCTTCACCAGGTCGATCTGGCCGACAAAGTGCTCTTCGCTGCCGATGGCCAGCTGGATCGGCACCGGGTGATGCCCCAGGCGCTTGTCGATCTGCTTGACCACGCGCAGGAAGTCGGCACCCTGGCGGTCCATCTTGTTGATGTAGGCCAGGCGCGGCACGTGGTACTTGTTGGCCTGGCGCCACACGGTTTCCGATTGCGGTTCGACCCCGTCGGCGCCGCTGAACACCACCACCGCGCCGTCGAGCACACGCAGCGAGCGTTCTACCTCGATGGTGAAGTCGACGTGGCCAGGGGTATCGATGATGTTGAAGCGGTACTTGTCGGGGAACTGCTTGGTCGAGCCCTGCCAGAAGGCCGTGGTGGCTGCCGAGGTGATGGTGATGCCGCGCTCCTGTTCCTGGGCCATCCAGTCCATGGTCGCGGCGCCATCGTGCACCTCGCCCATCTTGTGATTGACCCCGGTGTAAAACAGGATGCGCTCGGTGGTGGTGGTCTTGCCGGCATCCACGTGGGCGACGATGCCGATATTGCGATACAGCTCGATGGGCGTTGTACGGGCCATGGCGGACTACCTGCGGATGGGCGGATTCTCCCACGTTAGCAGACCGGAAGAATCCTGCTTTACCGCCGGGCCGTCAGTCGACCTGAGCCTGTAGCAGCCATTGGCCGTCCACTTCACGGGCCAGGCCGCTAGCAGGCAGCAGGGCCAGCAAGCGCTCGTGCAGGGCGTCGTCGGTGAAGGTCTTGAGCTTGGCCATGTCCAGCGCGCCGACCAGGTTGAGGTCTTCTTTGTGGTACGACAGCCAGGCTTTTTTCAGCACCAGCAGCACATCGCTGCCTGCGGTGTTGGCGAAGCGGCGGTTGAGCGGGCGGCCTTCCAGGGTGAAATTGTGCGCGTGGCTGTAGCTGCTCTGGTCGCCACCGTCACGGCAGCGATGGCACTGGCACGGGCCTTCGGCGAACGCGTTGCGCAGGTAAGTGTTGAAGTCCACGACGGGCTTGAGGGACAGGCGTTTGTCGACCTCGAACAGGTCGGCGATCAGGGGTTCTTCGGCGCTCACTCGGGATCCTCGTGTGGTGTGGCGTGCATCGGCG from Pseudomonas kermanshahensis carries:
- a CDS encoding secretin N-terminal domain-containing protein; this translates as MPLRPLFTSLLLAATLSAHAATEVLPLQYRSSAELLPAAQSFIGKDGTVSAFENKLIVNASPERIDDLRSLLQQLDTAPKRLLISVDNNDSNFQDTRGNAHVIRYGTSNREGGMQQVQASEGQAALIQVGQSIPVTSTSTDGYGRIQSNTEYRNVTQGFYVTPSLSGETVRLQISTNNDRISQERADVVKVQSTDTTVTGKLGEWITLAGFNQQSQSDRSASSHTYSTQRGENMTLRVKVDLLD
- a CDS encoding SulP family inorganic anion transporter — its product is MKPVRLRADLLAGLTTSIALVPECIAFALVAHLNPLMGLYGAFIICTLTALFGGRPGMISGAAGSMAVVIIALVVQHGVQYLLATVLLGGVVMILFGLLRLGKLVRLVPYPVMLGFVNGLAIVIALAQLEHFKQGGQWLSGSPLYLMVGLVALTMLVVYILPKLTRAVPPALVAILGVGLLVYLLGLPTRTLGDMAHIAGGLPQVTLPDVPWNLETFKIIAPYAVLMAMVGLLETLLTLNLTDEITESRGFPDRECVALGAANMVSGLCGGMGGCAMIGQTVINLSSNGRGRLSGVVAGVMILLFVLFLSPLIERIPLAALVGVMFVVAQQTFAWASLRVLHKVPVNDVLAIIAVTIVTVFTDLAVAVLFGIVIAAVNFAWQHARELYADSHEEAGGGKRYQVHGTLFFASTASFLNQFDTAKDPAQVTLDCQHLSFVDYSAVAALKTLRERYTKAGKHLRVVHLSERCKKLLKRAGEQL
- the fusA gene encoding elongation factor G, translated to MARTTPIELYRNIGIVAHVDAGKTTTTERILFYTGVNHKMGEVHDGAATMDWMAQEQERGITITSAATTAFWQGSTKQFPDKYRFNIIDTPGHVDFTIEVERSLRVLDGAVVVFSGADGVEPQSETVWRQANKYHVPRLAYINKMDRQGADFLRVVKQIDKRLGHHPVPIQLAIGSEEHFVGQIDLVKMKAIYWNDADNGTTYREEAIPTELQALADEWRAHMIEAAAEANDELTTKFLEGEELSIDEIKAALRQRTIANEIVPTILGSSFKNKGVPLMLDAVIDYLPAPSEIPAIKGTHPDDEEQHLERHADDKEPFSALAFKIATDPFVGTLTFARVYSGVLSSGNAVLNSVKGKKERIGRMVQMHANQRAEIKDVCAGDIAALIGMKDVTTGDTLCDIDKPIILERMDFPDPVISVAVEPKTKADQEKMGIALGKLAQEDPSFRVRTDEETGQTIISGMGELHLDIIVDRMRREFNVEANIGKPQVAYREKIRNTCEIEGRFVRQSGGRGQYGHCWIRFAPGDEGKEGLEFINEIVGGVVPREYIPAIQKGIEEQMKNGVLAGYPLINLKAAVFDGSYHDVDSNEMAYKIAASMATKQLSQKGGAVLLEPVMKVEVVTPEEYQGDIMGDLSRRRGMIQDGDETPAGKVIRAEVPLGEMFGYATSMRSMTQGRASYTMEFIRYAEAPASIADGIVKKNRGE